Proteins found in one Labrenzia sp. VG12 genomic segment:
- a CDS encoding antibiotic biosynthesis monooxygenase produces MPEISSDRDCQTVITTFEMTPGTCFDLLDELKDAYESFIQHQPGFIGAGLHVNDAQTRIANYSQWRRREDFLAMLRTPEMRERNRRISALCKSFEPVMYDVAESFN; encoded by the coding sequence ATGCCTGAGATTTCAAGTGACCGCGATTGTCAGACCGTTATCACGACCTTTGAAATGACACCGGGGACCTGCTTTGATCTGCTGGATGAGCTGAAGGACGCCTATGAAAGTTTCATTCAGCACCAGCCCGGTTTCATCGGCGCGGGGCTTCATGTCAATGACGCCCAGACACGGATCGCCAATTATTCGCAGTGGCGGCGGCGAGAAGACTTCCTCGCAATGCTCAGGACACCGGAGATGCGCGAGCGCAACCGGCGTATCAGTGCGCTTTGCAAGAGCTTCGAACCTGTCATGTATGATGTGGCGGAGAGCTTCAACTAG
- a CDS encoding ABC transporter substrate-binding protein, with product MKHVLGIAALSAFVLAAPVQAADVNLTTEEYKPFNYMDGDKIVGFGAEQVFEIMNRAGLSYEVEMAQWSRAIGLAEKEADYCVFTASHTEERDPKFVWVEPLNVDRTLLIKKAGSDVNPGSIDDAKAFTVGTQSQDYTESLLKQQGFPKIDAAKNMETTLKKLDAGRVDMVAVSEAFYNSLKKDGKDVDLAVVLSETVLSMACNPGTNADNVKKMQDALKSMIDDGTQAKILAKYE from the coding sequence ATGAAACATGTTCTTGGCATCGCAGCCCTGTCTGCCTTCGTACTGGCTGCACCGGTCCAGGCCGCCGACGTCAACCTGACCACAGAAGAGTACAAGCCTTTCAACTACATGGATGGCGACAAGATTGTCGGCTTCGGCGCTGAACAGGTGTTCGAAATCATGAACCGGGCCGGCCTTTCCTATGAAGTGGAAATGGCACAATGGTCCCGCGCGATCGGCCTGGCTGAGAAAGAAGCTGACTACTGCGTTTTCACCGCGTCGCACACGGAAGAACGCGATCCGAAATTTGTCTGGGTCGAGCCGCTGAACGTCGACCGGACGCTCCTGATCAAGAAGGCCGGCTCTGATGTCAATCCGGGCAGCATCGACGACGCCAAGGCCTTCACCGTCGGCACCCAGTCTCAGGACTATACGGAGTCCCTCCTGAAACAGCAGGGTTTCCCGAAAATCGACGCCGCCAAGAACATGGAAACAACCCTGAAGAAACTCGACGCCGGCCGTGTCGACATGGTTGCCGTTTCCGAGGCCTTCTACAACAGCCTGAAGAAGGACGGAAAAGACGTCGACCTCGCAGTGGTTCTTTCCGAAACGGTCCTGTCGATGGCCTGTAACCCGGGCACCAATGCAGACAACGTCAAGAAGATGCAGGATGCGCTGAAGTCCATGATCGACGACGGCACCCAGGCAAAGATCCTGGCGAAATACGAATAA
- a CDS encoding LysR substrate-binding domain-containing protein has protein sequence MRFRPSPRQLDYFVALAETLHFGRAAASCHVSQPTLSSQFKLLEDHLGVALLERGAGGISLTAAGERLLPLARQALENLDEIVTAAQAGQDNLGGLIRLGVSPTFGPYFMPFLLPILKQTFPDLELYIREDRPNLLEEALASGSLDCILTPDITPSEVWSAKILCHESVALAVPKSHPLAGLDVIPIDMLKGEKLLALSQGFRLHDDVQALARAAGAEFRQDYEGTSLDAMRQMASIGMGLALFPAAYIASEFGKEPDLLLKKVDGLPMRRLMYFVWRSGSSRTGHYEKLLSLAQQAVGEMAVEGVSLEGEVY, from the coding sequence ATGCGGTTCCGTCCGTCGCCACGACAACTGGATTATTTCGTGGCACTTGCCGAGACGCTCCACTTTGGCCGCGCGGCCGCTTCATGCCACGTGTCGCAACCGACTTTGTCTTCTCAATTCAAGCTGTTGGAGGATCATCTCGGGGTCGCGCTGCTGGAACGCGGGGCCGGGGGCATCTCCCTCACCGCAGCGGGTGAGCGGCTGCTGCCCCTGGCGCGTCAGGCCCTTGAAAACCTCGACGAAATCGTGACGGCGGCCCAGGCGGGCCAGGACAATCTGGGCGGCTTGATCCGCCTCGGTGTGTCGCCCACATTCGGGCCATATTTCATGCCGTTCCTACTGCCGATTCTGAAACAAACCTTCCCGGATCTGGAGCTCTATATCCGCGAGGACAGGCCCAATCTTCTGGAGGAGGCGCTCGCGTCCGGCAGCCTGGATTGCATCCTGACGCCGGATATCACGCCGTCGGAGGTGTGGAGTGCAAAAATTCTCTGCCATGAGAGTGTTGCCCTGGCGGTACCGAAATCCCACCCGCTGGCGGGCCTCGACGTCATTCCGATCGACATGCTGAAAGGGGAAAAGCTGCTTGCCCTCAGCCAGGGCTTTCGCCTGCATGACGACGTTCAGGCGCTTGCCCGCGCTGCAGGGGCGGAATTCCGGCAGGATTACGAGGGCACGAGCCTCGATGCCATGCGCCAGATGGCGTCGATCGGCATGGGTCTGGCCCTGTTCCCGGCGGCCTATATTGCTTCTGAATTCGGTAAGGAACCGGATCTGTTGCTCAAGAAGGTCGACGGCCTGCCGATGCGCCGGCTGATGTATTTTGTCTGGCGTAGCGGCAGCTCGAGGACGGGGCACTATGAAAAACTGCTGTCATTGGCGCAGCAGGCCGTTGGCGAGATGGCCGTTGAGGGGGTTTCGCTGGAAGGCGAGGTCTACTGA
- a CDS encoding efflux RND transporter permease subunit, producing MDIARYSIEKPVNTWMIVLMALLGGLWGLTTVGRLEDPAFTIKQAQVITSYPGATAAEVENEVTENLETAIQQMPQLDLITSVSEPGLSRISVEIKPTYDGTELPQVWDELRRKVNDEVRNLPAGAGTPLVYDDFGDVYGLFYALTADGYTNRDIRDTVKRIRRELLTVPGVGKVEVAGEPEDVIYLNVDQDKMAGLGISFTDIIGVLDAENRIQTNGSAVSGQQRIRLMTASAFDDYRGIQDLVIGRPGSTAMIRLSDVATVELGEPQRPNRLIRHDGHEAVTIGVSQVDGTNIVEVGARVIEKLAEIEAQLPVGMQIHPIYEQNIVVDESVNGFIFNLAASVVIVIGVLALFMGWRAALVVGTVLLLTVMATVLFMRIFAIEMERISLGALIIAMGMLVDNAIVVAEGMMINMQRGMRAIEAASKVVKQTMWPLLGATVIGIMAFSGIGLSPDATGEFLFSLFAVIGISLLLSWVFAITVTPLFGKYFFKTATGNLEDHDPYKGILYKIYRGFLVGTLHVRLLTVAALIGITVACVMAFGNVKQAFFPDSNTPIFYIHYWSPQGTDIRATEADLKEMEALILEDERVETVTSFAGGGATRFMLTYSPEDANPAYGHMIVRTSSRDDIDMLALDLRRAFADRFPSAQVITKRLVFGPGGGAKIEARFSGPDEDVLKRLGNEAQAIFALPENRLADVNTNWRQRELVVRPIFDEDRARISGVTREELSVALQFATEGVRVGSYRDVDEGIPIVARRAGLEGLSVNESVSDSLLWSSNQRRYVPIDQVVREFVMEPQDTLIHRRDRVRTLTVKAETTAGETASAALARVRPQIEAIRLPPGYALEWGGEYESTNDAQASLGAQLPLGFLVMLIISILLFGSVRQPLIIWLMVPMSINGVAIALLATDTPFGFMSLLGFLSLSGMLIKNAIVLLEEIDLLIREGREKYAAIVEASVSRMRPVMLAAITTILGMAPLLSDAFFRGMAVTIMGGLAFATVLTLIAAPVLYALFFRVRPPKRQKAGTEPGLQVGSTAPAE from the coding sequence GTGGATATTGCACGCTACTCCATCGAAAAGCCGGTCAACACCTGGATGATCGTCCTCATGGCGCTTCTGGGTGGCCTGTGGGGCCTGACCACCGTTGGCAGGCTGGAAGACCCGGCCTTTACCATCAAACAGGCACAGGTGATCACCAGCTATCCCGGCGCGACAGCCGCGGAGGTGGAAAACGAGGTCACGGAAAACCTGGAGACGGCCATCCAGCAGATGCCCCAGCTGGATCTGATCACGTCCGTGTCCGAGCCGGGCCTGTCGCGTATCAGCGTCGAGATCAAGCCGACCTATGACGGCACCGAACTGCCGCAAGTGTGGGATGAGCTGCGCCGGAAGGTCAATGATGAGGTCCGGAATCTGCCGGCCGGGGCGGGCACCCCGCTGGTCTATGACGATTTCGGCGATGTCTACGGGCTTTTCTATGCCTTAACGGCCGATGGGTACACAAACCGCGACATCCGCGACACGGTCAAGCGCATTCGACGGGAATTGCTGACAGTTCCCGGTGTCGGCAAGGTCGAGGTTGCCGGCGAACCGGAGGATGTCATCTACCTGAATGTCGATCAGGACAAGATGGCGGGTCTCGGCATTTCCTTTACCGACATCATCGGGGTTCTGGATGCGGAGAACCGCATTCAGACCAACGGCTCGGCGGTGTCCGGTCAGCAGCGTATCCGCCTGATGACCGCTTCCGCCTTTGATGACTACCGCGGCATCCAGGACCTGGTGATCGGCCGTCCGGGGTCGACCGCGATGATCCGCTTGTCGGATGTGGCAACAGTGGAACTGGGCGAGCCTCAGCGGCCCAACCGGCTCATCCGGCATGACGGCCACGAGGCTGTCACCATCGGTGTGTCGCAGGTGGACGGTACGAACATCGTCGAGGTTGGCGCCAGAGTGATCGAAAAGCTGGCCGAGATCGAAGCGCAGCTGCCGGTCGGCATGCAGATCCACCCGATCTACGAGCAGAACATTGTCGTCGATGAAAGCGTCAACGGCTTCATTTTCAACCTGGCGGCCTCCGTGGTGATCGTCATCGGCGTGCTGGCGCTGTTCATGGGTTGGCGGGCCGCGCTGGTCGTCGGAACGGTGCTTCTTCTGACGGTCATGGCGACGGTTCTGTTCATGCGCATCTTCGCCATCGAGATGGAGCGGATTTCGCTCGGGGCGCTGATCATTGCCATGGGCATGCTCGTCGACAACGCGATCGTCGTGGCCGAAGGCATGATGATCAACATGCAGCGCGGCATGCGGGCGATCGAGGCGGCCAGCAAGGTGGTCAAGCAGACCATGTGGCCGCTGCTCGGTGCGACCGTCATCGGCATCATGGCGTTTTCAGGCATCGGGCTGTCGCCGGACGCGACCGGCGAGTTCCTGTTTTCGCTGTTTGCCGTGATCGGGATTTCGCTGCTTCTGTCCTGGGTGTTTGCCATCACGGTGACGCCGCTGTTCGGCAAGTATTTCTTCAAGACGGCGACCGGCAACCTGGAGGATCACGATCCCTACAAGGGGATTCTCTACAAGATCTACAGAGGCTTCCTGGTCGGCACGCTGCATGTCCGTCTTCTGACCGTTGCCGCGCTGATCGGCATCACCGTTGCCTGCGTGATGGCCTTCGGCAACGTCAAGCAGGCCTTTTTTCCGGACAGCAACACGCCGATTTTCTACATCCACTACTGGTCACCCCAGGGCACGGATATCCGGGCCACGGAAGCCGACCTGAAGGAGATGGAAGCGCTCATTCTCGAAGATGAGCGGGTCGAGACGGTCACCAGTTTTGCCGGTGGCGGCGCCACCCGCTTCATGCTGACCTATTCGCCGGAAGACGCCAACCCGGCCTACGGCCACATGATCGTTCGCACAAGTAGCCGGGACGACATCGATATGCTTGCGCTGGATTTGCGCCGGGCGTTTGCCGACCGCTTTCCATCTGCCCAGGTGATCACGAAGCGCCTGGTCTTCGGGCCGGGTGGCGGCGCCAAGATCGAAGCGCGATTCTCGGGTCCCGATGAGGATGTCCTGAAACGGCTGGGCAACGAGGCCCAGGCGATCTTCGCCCTGCCGGAGAACCGGCTGGCCGACGTCAACACCAACTGGCGCCAGCGCGAGCTTGTGGTGCGCCCGATCTTCGATGAGGACCGTGCCCGCATCTCCGGCGTAACCCGCGAGGAACTTTCTGTTGCCCTGCAGTTTGCAACAGAAGGCGTTCGGGTGGGTTCCTATCGGGACGTCGATGAAGGCATCCCGATCGTCGCCCGCAGGGCAGGGCTTGAAGGCCTGTCGGTCAATGAAAGCGTTTCCGACTCGCTCTTGTGGAGCAGCAATCAGCGCCGCTACGTGCCCATCGACCAGGTGGTGCGCGAATTCGTGATGGAACCGCAGGATACGCTGATCCATCGTCGCGACCGCGTGCGCACGCTGACCGTGAAGGCTGAAACCACGGCGGGCGAAACCGCCTCCGCGGCGCTTGCAAGGGTCCGACCCCAGATCGAAGCCATCCGTCTGCCTCCGGGTTACGCGCTGGAGTGGGGTGGGGAATACGAGAGCACAAATGACGCGCAGGCGTCGCTTGGGGCCCAGCTGCCGCTCGGCTTCCTGGTGATGCTGATCATCTCGATCTTGCTGTTCGGATCGGTCCGTCAGCCCCTGATCATCTGGCTGATGGTGCCGATGTCGATCAATGGTGTTGCCATTGCCCTGCTTGCCACCGACACGCCCTTCGGTTTCATGTCGCTGCTCGGTTTTCTGTCGCTGTCCGGCATGCTGATCAAGAACGCGATAGTTCTCCTGGAGGAAATCGACCTTCTGATCCGCGAGGGCAGGGAGAAATATGCCGCGATTGTCGAGGCCAGTGTCTCGCGTATGCGCCCGGTGATGCTTGCAGCGATCACCACCATCCTTGGCATGGCGCCGCTCCTGTCGGATGCCTTCTTCCGCGGCATGGCGGTGACCATCATGGGCGGCCTGGCCTTTGCAACGGTGCTCACCCTGATCGCGGCACCGGTCCTCTATGCCCTGTTCTTCCGGGTGAGGCCGCCGAAAAGACAGAAGGCGGGCACCGAGCCTGGGTTGCAAGTGGGAAGCACGGCTCCTGCCGAATAA
- a CDS encoding TetR/AcrR family transcriptional regulator yields MSSRPARKAQDSKSSILDAALDLIRRAGAPALTIDAVAEAAGFSKGGVLYNFPTKDALITGMVEHLGRQFEAEVIAARAQNLSSPCPTLSAMIDVTEGWLKQNRDLARAMLATTAAKPDLSEPFMDVKARLKAAIQGETPEVGRAWAIWASLEGLHFAEAHCVAIFNENEQAAVFEELRSRLSEFEHRD; encoded by the coding sequence ATGAGTTCCAGACCTGCGCGCAAGGCGCAAGATTCCAAATCAAGCATTCTTGACGCTGCGCTGGATCTCATCCGGCGGGCCGGTGCGCCAGCGCTGACAATCGATGCGGTCGCGGAGGCGGCGGGGTTTTCAAAGGGCGGTGTGCTCTACAATTTTCCGACCAAGGATGCGTTGATCACCGGCATGGTGGAACACCTTGGCCGCCAGTTCGAAGCGGAAGTCATCGCGGCACGTGCGCAGAACCTGTCTTCGCCCTGTCCGACCCTGAGTGCGATGATCGATGTCACCGAGGGCTGGCTGAAGCAGAACCGGGACCTGGCGCGCGCCATGCTGGCCACCACGGCCGCCAAGCCGGACCTGAGCGAGCCTTTCATGGACGTGAAGGCGCGGCTGAAAGCGGCAATCCAGGGCGAGACACCGGAAGTGGGTAGAGCCTGGGCGATCTGGGCGAGCCTTGAGGGCCTGCATTTCGCAGAAGCCCATTGTGTCGCAATTTTCAATGAGAATGAGCAGGCTGCCGTGTTCGAAGAACTCCGCAGCCGCCTGTCCGAATTCGAACATCGGGACTGA
- a CDS encoding YdcH family protein, translating into MYNRLKSLRSQHNTLDSLIRREEGHPYPDAQHIRSLKKFKLRLRDEITRIETSLNANRLAY; encoded by the coding sequence ATGTACAACCGACTGAAATCCTTGCGCAGCCAGCACAACACCCTGGATTCGCTGATCCGCCGAGAAGAGGGGCACCCCTATCCGGACGCTCAGCACATCCGCTCCTTGAAGAAATTCAAATTGCGCCTGCGTGACGAGATCACTCGCATCGAGACAAGTCTGAACGCCAACCGTCTGGCCTACTGA
- a CDS encoding efflux RND transporter periplasmic adaptor subunit: protein MMLAMNLASAGRFTGFLMAAVLLAACQDNAVDPVAEAEAALHAAPRPAKIFTVTDQIGLLERRFAGRIAAVQTVNLSFQVPGRLVQLPVLESQQVKEGDLIARLDTTDYDRALREATFRVEQAKRELDRLETLRDRSVISQSAYDEQRNTYDLALEDQKEAKQNLEYTSLKAPFDGIVSNRLIDNFTTVSVGTPVVRLHDVSEVQVDINVAEALFGRVTESEVASIEAKFPAYGEKLFPLTYREHSSQVDEITQTYRVTLAMPREDAGQLFPGMTSSVIVKFLPEGLELGEQFLVPTGAVGVDGDGAAYVWKFSEDTGAVSKQVVEIGTIMGDYIPVRAGLKPGDEIVSAGVAYLSDGQVVRRLN, encoded by the coding sequence ATGATGTTGGCAATGAACCTGGCCTCGGCCGGACGCTTCACCGGTTTTCTGATGGCAGCCGTTCTTCTGGCAGCGTGCCAGGACAACGCCGTCGACCCGGTCGCAGAAGCCGAAGCGGCGCTGCATGCAGCGCCCCGACCGGCAAAAATCTTCACCGTGACGGATCAGATCGGCCTCCTGGAGCGGCGCTTTGCCGGCCGGATCGCAGCCGTGCAGACCGTGAACCTGTCTTTCCAGGTTCCCGGCCGGCTGGTTCAGCTGCCGGTTCTGGAAAGCCAGCAGGTGAAGGAGGGCGATCTGATCGCCAGGCTCGATACAACGGATTATGACCGCGCCCTGCGCGAGGCAACGTTCCGCGTCGAACAGGCCAAGCGCGAGCTGGACCGGCTTGAGACCCTGCGAGACCGCTCGGTGATTTCGCAGTCCGCCTATGACGAGCAGCGCAACACCTATGATCTTGCCCTTGAGGACCAGAAGGAAGCCAAGCAGAACCTGGAATACACCTCTTTGAAGGCGCCCTTTGACGGCATCGTTTCCAACCGCCTGATCGACAATTTCACAACTGTCAGCGTCGGCACACCGGTTGTCAGATTGCATGATGTGTCCGAGGTGCAGGTCGACATCAATGTCGCCGAAGCCCTGTTCGGGCGGGTCACGGAATCGGAAGTCGCGTCGATCGAGGCCAAGTTTCCGGCCTATGGCGAAAAGCTGTTTCCGCTGACCTATCGCGAGCATTCAAGCCAGGTCGATGAGATCACCCAGACCTATCGGGTAACGCTGGCCATGCCGCGCGAAGACGCCGGGCAGCTGTTTCCGGGCATGACGTCCTCCGTGATCGTCAAGTTCCTGCCGGAAGGCCTGGAACTTGGCGAGCAGTTCCTGGTGCCCACCGGCGCCGTCGGCGTGGATGGTGACGGTGCTGCCTATGTCTGGAAATTCTCAGAGGATACGGGTGCCGTTTCGAAACAGGTCGTGGAAATCGGGACCATCATGGGCGACTACATCCCCGTGCGCGCAGGTCTGAAACCGGGTGACGAGATCGTCTCTGCCGGCGTCGCTTACTTGAGCGACGGCCAGGTCGTGCGCCGTTTGAACTGA
- a CDS encoding GNAT family N-acetyltransferase, whose amino-acid sequence MNYRISDCCDLAPAQLCAAMNAAFSDYVIPLKLSETAFRTFQRQRGFSAEHSFVARQGDDIAAFWFSGKPRAEYGSLAYTLSVGTLPDHRRKGLSRQLLDAVTAQQRLSGSKGLQLEVITTNEAAISSYEAMGFYRHRTLRVLKLSSEPASQSLDYVPHPLDLSRIPTETDGFFDTEPTPQNGRCALQALSPDHHLLGIEVEGELLGWGAVYPDGAVAQIAVHHSVRRKGLGRAILRALWQAAGEDALTFVNVDESAATQNGFLEHVGAQELLQQYEMQLRFS is encoded by the coding sequence ATGAATTATCGTATTTCCGATTGCTGCGACCTTGCGCCGGCGCAGTTATGCGCTGCAATGAATGCCGCGTTTTCAGATTATGTGATCCCGCTCAAATTGTCTGAAACAGCGTTCAGGACGTTCCAGCGCCAGCGTGGTTTTTCAGCTGAGCACTCTTTTGTGGCTCGTCAGGGGGACGACATTGCCGCATTCTGGTTTTCCGGAAAGCCCCGGGCGGAATACGGGTCGCTGGCCTATACGCTTTCCGTTGGCACGCTGCCGGATCACCGGCGCAAGGGACTGTCGCGACAGCTTCTGGATGCTGTGACCGCGCAGCAGCGGCTTTCCGGCTCAAAAGGTCTGCAGCTGGAGGTTATCACCACCAACGAGGCCGCAATCAGCTCCTATGAGGCCATGGGGTTCTATCGTCACCGGACTTTGCGGGTCTTGAAGCTGTCGTCGGAACCGGCTTCGCAAAGCCTTGATTATGTGCCGCATCCACTGGATCTGTCCCGAATTCCAACTGAGACCGACGGGTTTTTCGACACCGAGCCGACGCCGCAAAATGGCCGGTGTGCCCTTCAGGCGCTCAGTCCCGATCATCATCTGCTCGGTATCGAGGTGGAGGGCGAACTGCTCGGTTGGGGGGCGGTCTATCCGGACGGTGCGGTGGCTCAGATTGCTGTCCATCACTCCGTCCGCAGAAAGGGGCTGGGCAGGGCAATCCTGCGGGCGCTATGGCAGGCAGCAGGTGAAGACGCTCTGACATTCGTCAACGTCGATGAAAGTGCGGCGACGCAGAACGGATTTCTGGAACATGTCGGCGCTCAGGAACTTTTGCAGCAATACGAGATGCAGCTTCGTTTCTCCTGA
- a CDS encoding EAL domain-containing protein, protein MKQLNLQSLFTQFSHLQKEFIHEQARVLSFRYLGFAKTVLIALVLATTPLFAINIILNQYAERRAITEMEGMGQATVHRAEEAISTTVSLLQRLDRDDVQTCNAADRVIYEKQILEHGMIDAIGLADAAGQRMCVFPDRELAGEVILPPIREDGPLVGIGMLERSYLGVRAAVISWDLKNKSRLFAEVTPAVIAMDPGPDYLRSYRRTELRLGDNLLWYTVGGYNSEASDPSEILTVDVRSELYPLVASVTAPASAAGQLVQDLKVIAVAACAGIAVLFVAIGVWLSWRPEREADDEFVAAIRNGEFIPYYQPVMDIESGRLRGCEILMRWRRPNGMIVSPGQFMAYAENNGHIFDMTRHMMRVSSEEIGELYGENPDLKLSVNLFAGHFLDREIISDIKSIFEKSAISFQQIVVEVTERHPLEDMELARKIIAELQALGVRVALDDVGTGHGGMAYLQKLGVDIIKIDKMFIDTIGSDDNSTTIVDSMVELADNLGMGIIAEGVEMEEQIDRLLELGVTAAQGYFFAAPMPANEFIEFAERAEEDARERARLAAEAAAAEQAANEAAMANAAA, encoded by the coding sequence ATGAAACAGCTGAATCTTCAGTCCTTGTTTACCCAGTTCAGCCATCTTCAGAAAGAGTTTATTCACGAACAGGCCCGCGTCTTGTCCTTCCGGTATTTAGGTTTTGCGAAAACAGTTCTGATCGCCCTTGTGCTGGCGACAACGCCGCTGTTCGCGATCAATATCATTTTGAACCAATATGCTGAACGCCGTGCGATTACCGAAATGGAGGGCATGGGCCAGGCAACAGTACATCGCGCCGAGGAAGCGATCAGCACCACCGTTTCCCTGCTGCAACGTCTGGATCGGGACGATGTCCAGACCTGCAATGCCGCAGACCGCGTGATCTATGAAAAGCAGATCCTGGAACACGGCATGATCGATGCCATCGGGCTGGCGGATGCTGCCGGCCAGCGCATGTGCGTGTTTCCCGACCGGGAACTGGCCGGTGAGGTGATCCTGCCGCCGATCCGCGAAGACGGTCCGCTGGTCGGGATCGGCATGCTGGAAAGATCCTATCTGGGCGTGCGGGCCGCAGTCATCAGCTGGGACCTGAAAAACAAGAGCCGCCTGTTTGCAGAGGTCACCCCCGCGGTGATCGCCATGGATCCGGGCCCCGACTACCTGCGCTCCTATCGCAGGACCGAATTGCGTCTTGGAGACAATCTGCTCTGGTACACAGTCGGTGGCTATAACTCCGAAGCCAGCGACCCGTCGGAAATCCTGACCGTCGATGTCAGGTCGGAGCTTTACCCGCTTGTTGCCTCTGTGACGGCACCGGCCTCTGCCGCCGGACAGCTGGTCCAGGACCTGAAGGTGATTGCGGTTGCTGCCTGCGCGGGCATAGCGGTTCTTTTTGTCGCCATCGGCGTCTGGTTGTCCTGGCGGCCGGAACGGGAAGCGGACGACGAGTTTGTTGCCGCGATCCGCAACGGCGAGTTCATTCCCTACTATCAGCCTGTCATGGACATCGAAAGCGGCCGCCTGCGTGGCTGCGAGATCCTGATGCGCTGGCGGCGTCCGAACGGCATGATCGTGTCTCCCGGACAGTTCATGGCCTATGCGGAGAACAATGGTCATATCTTCGACATGACCCGGCACATGATGCGCGTGTCCTCGGAGGAAATCGGCGAACTCTACGGCGAAAACCCGGATCTGAAGCTGTCGGTCAACCTGTTTGCCGGCCATTTCCTGGATCGGGAAATCATTTCGGATATCAAGTCGATCTTCGAAAAATCCGCAATCTCCTTCCAGCAGATCGTGGTCGAGGTGACCGAACGCCATCCGCTGGAAGACATGGAACTGGCCCGCAAGATCATCGCCGAACTGCAGGCGCTTGGTGTTCGGGTCGCACTCGACGACGTCGGTACCGGTCATGGTGGCATGGCCTATCTGCAGAAGCTTGGTGTCGACATCATCAAGATCGACAAGATGTTCATCGACACGATCGGGTCGGACGACAATTCCACGACGATCGTCGACTCCATGGTTGAGCTGGCCGACAATCTCGGTATGGGCATCATTGCCGAGGGCGTCGAGATGGAAGAACAGATCGACCGGCTCCTGGAGCTCGGTGTGACCGCGGCCCAGGGGTATTTCTTCGCTGCGCCAATGCCTGCCAACGAGTTCATCGAATTCGCGGAACGTGCTGAGGAAGACGCGCGCGAGCGCGCACGTCTGGCAGCCGAAGCCGCCGCCGCCGAACAGGCGGCAAACGAAGCGGCGATGGCCAACGCAGCCGCCTGA